A single region of the Brienomyrus brachyistius isolate T26 chromosome 10, BBRACH_0.4, whole genome shotgun sequence genome encodes:
- the tnfsf12 gene encoding tumor necrosis factor ligand superfamily member 12, producing the protein MTMRRIVQDRRQMRQLRSVWICAALLALMLAVVSVAFTAWAWGQTRNLSLSFKSLQYHLEQVNAQREAIVSLLLEKRFKLDYQRVKREAFSQMGQTGTGRQRSVTAQGRGPVVGHGTGARAGGRSRRRGEGRRSVTAQGRGPEVGHGAGARAGGRSRRRGEGRRSVTAQGRGPEVGHGAGARAGGRSRRRGEGRRSVTAQGRGPEVGRGAGARAGGRSRRRGEGRRSVAAQGEGRRSVTAQGEGRRSVTAQGRGPEVGHGAGARAGGRSRRRGEGRRSVTAQGEGRRSVTAQGRGPEKSPPCLLNIFSTFLSFFPPKDPGSRRKKKKHQELASHFEIKDQAVVEVGTKGVIKGWTEERLNATKAVSYDPQEGAFRVERRGVYFLYCQVHFNENQSPYVKLEVSVGNVQVLQCKEGYGTTPSSGSHLFHYMKPCQVSGLLRLEKGDELKVTTGAKFTLLNTVNHYFGLFKVT; encoded by the exons ATGACTATGCGGCGGATTGTGCAGGACAGGCGGCAGATGCGACAGCTGCGCTCCGTGTGGATCTGCGCGGCTCTGCTCGCTTTAATGCTGGCGGTCGTCAGCGTCGCGTTCACGGCGTGGGCATGGGGGCAGACGAGGAACCTGTCTCTGTCTTTCAAAAGCCTGCAATATCATCTCGAACAA GTAAATGCCCAGCGAGAGGCCATTGTGAGCCTTTTGCTGGAAAAGCGATTTAAGCTGGACTACCAGAGGGTCAAGAGAGAAGCTTTCAGCCAGATGGGACAGACAGGTACTGGGA GGCAGCGGTCGGTCACGGCACAGGGGCGAGGGCCGGTGGTCGGTCACGGCACAGGGGCGAGGGCCGGAGGTCGGTCACGGCGCAGGGGCGAGGGCCGGAGGTCGGTCACGGCGCAGGGGCGAGGGCCGGAGGTCGGTCACGGCGCAGGGGCGAGGGCCGGAGGTCGGTCACGGCGCAGGGGCGAGGGCCGGAGGTCGGTCACGGCGCAGGGGCGAGGGCCGGAGGTCGGTCACGGCGCAGGGGCGAGGGCCGGAGGTCGGTCACGGCGCAGGGGCGAGGGCCGGAGGTCGGTCACGGCGCAGGGGCGAGGGCCGGAGGTCGGTCGCGGCGCAGGGGCGAGGGCCGGAGGTCGGTCGCGGCGCAGGGGCGAGGGCCGGAGGTCGGTCGCGGCGCAGGGCGAGGGCCGGAGGTCGGTCACGGCGCAGGGCGAGGGCCGGAGGTCGGTCACGGCGCAGGGGCGAGGGCCGGAGGTCGGTCACGGCGCAGGGGCGAGGGCCGGAGGTCGGTCACGGCGCAGGGGCGAGGGCCGGAGGTCGGTCACGGCGCAGGGCGAGGGCCGGAGGTCGGTCACGGCGCAGGGGCGAGGGCCGGAG aaaagccCTCCCTGCCTTCTCAACATTTTTTccacttttctttctttttttccccccaaagatCCCGGAAGTagaaggaagaagaagaaacaccAGGAATTGGCTTCTCATTTTGAAA TTAAAGACCAAGCCGTTGTAGAAG TGGGAACAAAGGGAGTCATCAAGGGCTGGACAGAGGAACGGCTGAACGCCACCAAGGCTGTGAGTTATGACCCCCAGGAAGGTGCCTTTAGAGTGGAGAGGAGAGGGGTTTATTTCCTGTACTGCCAG GTGCACTTCAACGAGAACCAGAGCCCCTACGTGAAGCTGGAGGTGTCGGTGGGCAATGTGCAAGTGCTGCAGTGCAAGGAAGGCTATGGAACCACCCCCTCCTCAGGCTCCCATCTATTCCACTACATGAAGCCGTGCCAGGTGTCGGGCTTATTGCGCCTAGAGAAAGGGGATGAGCTCAAGGTCACCACCGGCGCCAAATTCACCCTTTTGAACACTGTCAATCATTACTTTGGGCTCTTCAAGGTCACCTGA